The following nucleotide sequence is from Acyrthosiphon pisum isolate AL4f chromosome A2, pea_aphid_22Mar2018_4r6ur, whole genome shotgun sequence.
tcgctattttacgatttttacgTATTCACGCGTCACTAGCTTACTGcacctattacgaatattaattttttttcgctcttaaaatagtgaacttcattaagccataacttcgaaactaagtccgaccgccaaattctgacttaaCCATCGTTCCTAGtttacttaactacataagtctgaaaaaaaaattgcaaacagAAGGGTGTTCGGTAAAGTAACAAACATAGATAAGTGTATATAAATTTTGGTAACAAAGTTCCGGTCTATTACTCTATTCACATTTCACAGAAATAAGACAAAAtagaaatgaaaattgaaattgcaTCTATTCTGTGGTCTTATCTTATGATCAAGGGTCTTATCTTGGAAAGTCAATGTAAACCACAGATATGTTTAATAACATGTAATCAATGTAAACCACGAATTGACGTAAACACGTTAAGAACCACTGGAAACGTGGTTTAATTTGGATTAATCGCTGTTGCGAACTTCAGGCTAATGAAAAAATCACGCGTCGCCGACACTGCCCAGGTACCGAATACCGAAAACCGAATCACTCAATCACCCCAGTCCCCACTAATTCCGTATGTGCCGACGGCCGACTCCACTCTACAACTCTAGTTCTAGTACTCTACGTATTCTCTAGAATTCTCTGTCCTTTTAAGTGTTTCGTTTGGTTTAGAAATCTATTTGTGTCGATCAAACATAACGCATACAATGGCGTCCAGACGATTCGATCCGAAGGGCAAAGAATCATATTCAGCCGTCAAATACGTGCAAGTCGAAGGACTGGTGAGTAATAATGCATGTTCAATGCCcatagattttaattattttaaaaacatattattaatcgcCCAAACGGCGACCGATGTCGGGTGCTAAAATTTTTGACTGCAGGCATTGATGAAAATTGCGAAACACTGCCATGAAGAGTGTGCCAGTGACGTGATCATCGCTCAAGGAGCACTTTTGGGTCTGGTTGTCGAAGACCGTCTCGAGATCACCAATTGTTTCGCCTTCCCGAAAAGCGTCGATGAATCTATCAATGATGGTCAGTTGCTTGATGTGTAAttcatgatattaataatacttaacaattttaacactaCTTATACGAAGTAtcgactattaattattaagaaattattaatagtacaatttaagtttttaaacagtaaacacaagatttatttttgtaattcatagAAGAAAAACATGATTTGTTTATAATCAACTGGCTATTGTAAATCGGTTCAGTTATTCCaatatgtaacaaaataaattatctagaaattcgctagactaaaccggtgtgaaaaataatacaccGGGATGTTTGcaccatatcatttacatggtccattatcccggtgcgggataatgttggataattttaaaccagtTTAGTCTAGCAAATTTCTAGTTTAATTCATTACCCTAGAATTTAAGATTTTtcccttatattaattataggtatgtatataattataaatagattatcagTTTTTGCCATTGGATATGAGTCaagtaaaaatgtaggtattacgcCAGGTACCGAGTAAGAGCCGAGTCTTAAATATGGTATTGAGTACCCGGCCATCGAGTAATTTCCGGGTACCCGGAACATAGTATAATAGAGTTATATTACTCTACCTAGTATAATAGAGTACAAGCTAATTTTCATTTAACCACACTATATTTTTTGAGGgatattttatgcataataattacgGTATAGGTTCATTGTAATCTAAATAGTTTTTAgcactttataaaattaaaattattggtagatagatacctaaattatatttgttatactgaATTGCTTGTGACACAAGATCAAAACAATTTGgttgtatttaagtttttaacaatgtgatataaatcaatttatactTTAGTAAAAAATGtgacctaattaaaataattcaatcgcCTATCTCAATGTTCAAAATATACAGCTAAATAAGTGATACACAAATATGAGTGTGAAACTTTCAGTTAAATATGTCTACTAAATTAATCatgataatacttatttaatttttgcagTTGCGTAatctatattttctattataattataacttatatctaTATGAATATGTCCAAGACTATGGAACAAACGTAATAGATTGATTGTACCAgtcatagtaaaaaaaaaaccttaatttttgtattattttatagaaaaatatcaaTTGGATATGATGAAAAGTCTTCGTCAAGTTAATGTTGATCATTATCACGTTGGATGGTATCAAAGTTCTGACGTTGGAAATTTTTTGAGTTTGCCATTGTTGGAATCACAATTTCATTACCAGACTAGCATAGAAGAGTCAGTCGTTTTAATTTTCGGTGAGTGTTATTGGTTTGTGTTATGCtcaaatagataggtatattgaaatattgaattttaagaaTTTACTGTATTTTATTCACTCTTACTCTTAAGCGGAACTCTATTTTTCACAAGTATTAAGCATTTTTCTCAAGCATTattgtgaaattttaaaaattaattttcaatttgtgtttagtattttaacttcttaatatatttttcatctcaagattattaaaatattttgtatttcagaCAACATTTTACtaccaaattttgttttatttttgaatatggacaaacaataaaattgttctataattttttttttttaatatgactgATAAGTATGTGCATTCTCGGTAAAAAAATATCCTAACTGTTAAAATAGACATTTTTGGAGATAATGTCTATATCTcaatttaatatgtaggtagacatattaataataattattaattaataaaacatttttgtttcagACGCTCCCAAAACAAATCGTGGGTTTTTGTCTTTAAGTGCTTACCGTCTTACACCTCAGGCCTTAACTATGTTTAAAGAAAATGATTTTCTGCCAGATACATTGAAATCATTAAAAGTtggttatgataatttattagtgAAAGTTCcagttgtaataaaaaattcaacattGACTAACATACTTCTCTCAGaactaagttttaaaattaaggtTGAAGAAGGCTCTGAACATTTGGATATTGGCAcagcgtaaataatataatatgattcaataatttgtatgaacttacataaataacacattattatgttattgtagtACTGTTTTGGAAGGGCAATTACGTCATTTAATGGACCGAGTAGATGATCTAAATCAAGAAGCCATCAAATTCAATCGTTACCAACAAGCAGTTGTTCGTCAAGCTACGGATAAACACCGTTACTTGCAGAAAcgagtaatattttcaatatctaagtaagaattatgtaaattacgatctaaacattttttttattttaaataggctATAGAAAATCAAGCTCGAGCAGCGAAAGAAGAGCCACCATTACCTGAAGAAGACATAACTAAGATATTTAGAGCATTACCAGTACCTCCTAGATTACCACCCATGTTAATGGCTACTCAAGTTGATTCATATGCTGAAGAAATAGCTAAATTTTCTACTCAGTCTTTGGCTAAATTGTATATGACCAAAGCTATGAACACAAACAactgattgaaaaaaaaatactttgtataatattctaaaattgagtaaatacataattttataattataaaaataataaatgaaatcatACTTTCCATTGTAAGAGTAAATGAAATGTAAAAGTATATAactgagtatattatttattacatttttaatatattcctttgttattattttgtactttcaaaatgtaataatatctaaactctggaaataataatttagattgattttatataatcatttaattaagAGATAATGGAGTtactgaattatttattttagttattggtgattgaaagcttatcaatgtAACGGGGACAATGTGTAtcatttgtatgttattttaccagttccccgttacagatccaccccccgcCGGCCTGAAAATTGATACGCTTTCAATCTTCAATAGATTTGCCACAGATATTTCTATTGATCCAATGATTTTTATCTTTCTTTAGTGTTTCAAGGtctttactaaaattataaagtaaaaaagttgatttttaaattaaacaatctgTAAAAcattagtgtttatttttctttcataatTGTTAAcgctaagataataatataatattcagatgGCGGTGTCCTGAAAAAGAGGTCTGTGTAAGCATATTGCCTGTGATAGATACTAATTAGATATTGTGTTGATGATGAcatgaaatcaataaaataactttgataattaaattagaaacaaaaaatatacatgtacctaagttattttttttagtgccTTTTTAATTACACtatctgtacctacctataaattattgtatgttcATGTTTGcctacctttaacaaaaaaaaaaagttagattaAATTGGtaatatcattttctatacaccataatattttcaaaacatttcgactctttttatgctatttataggcataatttttcgatatttttatttttaatttctgttattgttaaaaaattatttttcgctCAATCAAAAAACTAGAGAATTTAATACGAATACTAATAGttcttcataatttatttgttattataaaatcagttaaaaattactaaagatTCATAGgcctgttttttttataagcatttaaagttcaaatgttgacaaagtTTCTCAGAATCACAAAATTGGCTTCAAATAGCGTAACTTTCCAGTGAACCTTTTCTTTTTAATAGAGGTAGTAACATTAtttaggaaccttctattaaaactCCAATGTtaactatgaaaagaaaaacttttatgaatttctaactaaaaaaaaattacaacatttgataGAAATAGATAGATCAAAGACAAAATTTTACCATGTGtggaaaatactaatattaatattttgtgaacatgTCAAGAgtcttcaatattatttattttggaaatacaacaaaatctCAAAAGTCAATTAATgtgaattcaattatttaccACTGGATTCAAAtatcgtaaacattttaaattcaaacgctcataaaaagttaatacctattaatttccagtgaactttttttttttagggtagGAAAATGTGTAGGGAATCTTCTATCaaaatttctaatgttagctatgaaaggaaaaacttttatgaattcctaactgaaaaatagtttgaacattttcgaaaatttgatgaattttgtcaaaattggaactttaaatatttttgagtttccgtcaattaaatttataaggagccttgcattaaattgtcaagctgttttactaagttaaaaagtttttaacaaaaatacctagtattaaaacaatttttcaaagctataactagctcaaaaagagtcaacaaATTTTGGGAATAATACCATAAGtaagtatatagaaaatgcttatataaatatttagagaaaatttcaagtttctgcagttattaatttttgggtTGTAccaaaaaatggttttgcgtaaaaattattatttcttttgtttttcttgacgctttttaaaactagttggaattttcaatttttacctcccaaaagtaccattAAGagttcacttttctatcagaaagaTGCTGATCTCGAAAATCGGAACATTTTTAGTATTCAAAATGTTGCTGGaggacagaaaaaaaacacacatattattgtaaaatcaatactttctTTCgtttcgttcagaatctaaaatatattaattgtaattaatatgttttaattttaataatatctaataaattgtatctttttaaataaatcgtcAATtaggattaataaaatatatcatcatcTAGTAGGTATCTACTGTTAACTGGTAATTATTGGTATCTGAAAATTGTCTAAATATAGTCAGACAATGGcgcccaagatatatttttcaggtgtagcaagaaataattttacctacccACCCACCTcacaaactcaaaattatattattttatacattttatcatatttttattgataatattagtaaatattaaggtagGTATCCGTATCAaccaatataatctgtgatcAATAATGAacttatttaagttaattattttatgttattatatccccccccccacaaCAGTAAATGTCTTtactaatatactgtatataatatatatatactaatttaaaattgtaatgttacattCAATTAGGAAGGAATAATTAGACatgtaaacaacatttttgtaccaattaagagtgaaaaaatattataaataaaatagtaaatctttcaaaatacctacatgtgtgACGACAAACTAATacctaatttgttaaataaaaataaaaattttccgcccctctaaatctttaaaaatttgccGCTCTGGGCAATAGCCCCTGCCTAAATACGCCCCTGCTAGTTCTATGATCATCAAGGGCAGGGCACCGCCAAAAATATTACCCGGGACCCCGAAAGACATAGGTAATGCGTCACTGCAGAAtaacatacttattataattttgacctcctcaatgcacaaACTATACTCTTTTCAGAATAAGAACGCATCAGATTTACGTGGCGAAACCGTGGCCGCCTGGTGGCTGGTGCGTTCTTATTCTGAATTGAGTCTTGATCATAGAGTAATAATAAGTAgtattgtagtaataataatataaacaaataatagtagtaataatatcaatacattacTTTATGGTTTTGATTCACTTTcttatcgaacaagatactgaagatTAACTAAGGTTAACCATGGTAATGATATGATGTCTAAGCGGatacgatacatttttttttatataatatgtgcataaaatattgtaaaaaacattaatattgatgatgatttttttgtagAATATTTTACATGCAAAGTGAA
It contains:
- the LOC100168973 gene encoding eukaryotic translation initiation factor 3 subunit H, whose translation is MASRRFDPKGKESYSAVKYVQVEGLALMKIAKHCHEECASDVIIAQGALLGLVVEDRLEITNCFAFPKSVDESINDEKYQLDMMKSLRQVNVDHYHVGWYQSSDVGNFLSLPLLESQFHYQTSIEESVVLIFDAPKTNRGFLSLSAYRLTPQALTMFKENDFLPDTLKSLKVGYDNLLVKVPVVIKNSTLTNILLSELSFKIKVEEGSEHLDIGTATVLEGQLRHLMDRVDDLNQEAIKFNRYQQAVVRQATDKHRYLQKRAIENQARAAKEEPPLPEEDITKIFRALPVPPRLPPMLMATQVDSYAEEIAKFSTQSLAKLYMTKAMNTNN